A window from Pseudomonas alloputida encodes these proteins:
- a CDS encoding HlyD family type I secretion periplasmic adaptor subunit produces the protein MSVAFKDLAERYRDAWRTAWRKRRSMDGPVRDPDELAFLPAALSLQETPVHPLPRYLQWSLLMFIGLALAWACIGEIDVIASAEGKIVPSGRSKLIQASEVAVVQSIHVVDGQPVRKGDVLVELEGQLTEADIKRLGSELLAAQIDQARASTLLSALDGDVAPASLAPLIPQATAAQQAGAQRWLEGQYLELQATLEQADAEIGQRAAEIRSAQGRADALRQLLVITRQLTADYKLLFSESAVAKHTYLEKEQARLEQERELALQRSRIDELNAARLAAQHRRSGAIAQLRRAMLDLHGEAQRRIATLEQELNKAEQRHRLKVLTSPVDGTVQQLAIHTQGGVVTPAQTLMVIVPTGEPVEVEVKVENKDIGFVFPGQHVEVKIETFTFTRYGVVPGVVESISDDAIEDDRHGLLYSARIKLAKEALRVGDNDLPLTAGMAVRAEVIVDRRRVISFFLSPLQRHAKESLKER, from the coding sequence ATGAGTGTGGCGTTCAAGGACCTTGCCGAGCGCTACCGGGATGCGTGGAGGACGGCATGGCGAAAGCGCCGGAGCATGGACGGCCCCGTACGTGACCCCGACGAACTGGCCTTTTTACCTGCGGCACTGTCCTTGCAGGAAACGCCAGTGCATCCCTTGCCGCGCTACCTGCAGTGGAGCCTGCTGATGTTCATCGGGCTGGCGCTTGCCTGGGCTTGCATCGGTGAGATCGATGTCATCGCCAGTGCCGAAGGCAAGATCGTGCCCAGTGGCAGGAGCAAGTTGATACAGGCCAGCGAGGTCGCGGTGGTGCAGTCGATCCACGTCGTCGATGGCCAGCCGGTGCGCAAAGGTGATGTGCTGGTCGAGCTGGAAGGGCAGTTGACCGAGGCTGACATCAAGCGCCTGGGCAGCGAACTGCTGGCTGCACAGATCGACCAGGCCCGCGCCAGCACACTGCTGAGTGCGCTGGACGGCGATGTGGCACCTGCCTCCCTGGCACCATTGATACCGCAGGCCACGGCCGCGCAGCAGGCAGGCGCGCAGCGCTGGCTGGAGGGGCAATACCTGGAGTTGCAGGCCACGCTGGAACAGGCCGATGCCGAAATCGGTCAACGCGCTGCCGAAATCCGTTCCGCCCAGGGCCGGGCTGACGCGCTCCGGCAACTGTTGGTGATCACCCGCCAACTGACGGCGGATTACAAGCTGTTGTTCAGTGAATCGGCGGTGGCCAAGCACACCTACCTGGAAAAGGAGCAGGCCCGCCTGGAGCAGGAGCGTGAACTGGCACTTCAGCGCTCGCGCATCGACGAACTGAACGCTGCACGGCTTGCTGCTCAGCACCGCCGTAGCGGTGCCATTGCCCAACTGCGCAGAGCCATGCTCGACCTTCACGGTGAGGCGCAACGGCGCATTGCAACCCTTGAGCAGGAGTTGAACAAGGCCGAGCAGCGGCATCGCCTCAAGGTACTGACATCCCCCGTTGACGGCACCGTCCAGCAGTTGGCGATCCATACACAGGGCGGGGTGGTTACACCCGCGCAGACACTGATGGTCATTGTGCCGACGGGCGAGCCGGTGGAAGTGGAAGTGAAAGTCGAGAACAAAGATATCGGCTTTGTTTTTCCGGGGCAGCACGTGGAAGTGAAGATCGAGACATTCACCTTTACCAGGTATGGCGTTGTACCGGGGGTGGTGGAGAGTATTTCCGATGATGCCATTGAGGATGATAGGCACGGTCTTTTGTATAGCGCTCGAATCAAGTTGGCCAAGGAAGCTTTGCGCGTAGGGGATAACGACTTGCCGTTGACGGCGGGCATGGCTGTGCGTGCAGAAGTGATTGTGGATAGGCGCAGGGTTATCAGTTTCTTCTTGAGTCCCCTGCAGCGGCATGCAAAGGAAAGTCTGAAGGAGCGATAA
- a CDS encoding type I secretion system permease/ATPase gives MADLSDGNANTIESGLVCLITLARYHGVAVSAEQLQHDHAAAGERFSTGPLLRAFQQLGLKAKHRSVDPARLQQTPLPAIAVDTRGEYFIIARVEGEQVLVQDPHSRAPQALTLAELLVRWSGELILVRSDAQLPLGLSRFDFTWFIPALVKYRRLFGEVLVVSLVIQILALLTPLFFQVVMDKVLVHRGLTTLDVIALGLLVVVLFETLLSGLRTYVAAHTASRIDVELGAKLFRHLIDLPTAYFHARRVGDSVARVRELENIRSFLTNNSITLVLDVLFSVVFIAVMFLYSGWLTLVVVGSLPFYFLVSLVVTPLLRALIDQSFQRGAENQAFLVEAVNGIDTLKSMAVEPQVTRRWNDQLAAYVSASFKTQNLSSLANESVGLIGKLVTVATLWLGARLVIEGALTVGELIAFNMLAGRVSQPIIRLAQLWTSFQQTGVSIQRLGDILNTRTEVNQGKGTVLPTLVGQIELDRVCFRYRPDGGEVVRDVSLKIAAGEVIGVVGRSGSGKSTLTRLIQRLYSPERGRVLPDGADLAVADVASLRRQIGVVLQDNVLFRRTVRENIALGNPAAPLEEVIAAATLAGAHEFILELPDGYETLIGEHGASLSGGQRQRIAIARALFGNPRILIFDEATSALDYESERIIQQNMARICAQRTVIIIAHRLSAVRHADRIVVMERGQIIEQGTHDELLGYPQGTYAYLHQLQLGAAV, from the coding sequence ATGGCTGATTTATCTGATGGCAATGCCAACACTATTGAAAGTGGGCTGGTGTGTCTTATCACGCTGGCGCGTTACCATGGTGTTGCCGTCTCTGCCGAGCAGTTGCAGCACGATCATGCAGCAGCGGGTGAGCGTTTCTCCACCGGCCCACTACTTCGGGCATTTCAGCAACTTGGCCTCAAGGCCAAACACCGCAGCGTCGATCCGGCCCGGCTGCAGCAGACGCCCTTGCCCGCTATTGCAGTGGATACGCGTGGTGAGTACTTCATCATCGCGCGCGTGGAGGGCGAGCAGGTTCTGGTGCAGGACCCCCATTCCCGCGCGCCGCAAGCGCTGACCCTCGCGGAACTGTTGGTGCGCTGGTCGGGAGAACTCATTCTGGTTCGCTCCGATGCCCAGTTGCCCCTAGGGCTGTCGCGCTTCGACTTTACCTGGTTCATTCCTGCTCTGGTGAAGTACAGGCGGCTATTTGGCGAAGTGCTCGTGGTTTCCCTGGTCATTCAGATACTGGCTTTGCTGACGCCTTTGTTCTTTCAGGTGGTAATGGACAAAGTCCTGGTGCATCGCGGTTTGACCACGCTGGATGTTATCGCCTTGGGTTTATTGGTCGTCGTTCTGTTTGAAACATTGCTGAGTGGGTTGCGTACCTATGTGGCAGCTCATACAGCGTCAAGAATCGATGTCGAACTGGGTGCAAAACTGTTCAGGCATTTGATCGATCTTCCAACCGCCTATTTTCACGCCAGGCGAGTCGGTGACTCGGTTGCCCGAGTGCGAGAACTGGAGAACATCAGAAGTTTCCTGACCAACAACAGCATCACGCTAGTGCTGGATGTGCTGTTCTCGGTGGTCTTCATCGCTGTCATGTTCCTCTATAGCGGATGGTTGACGCTGGTCGTCGTTGGCTCGCTGCCTTTCTATTTTCTCGTATCCCTGGTCGTTACTCCGCTACTGCGGGCGTTGATTGATCAAAGCTTCCAACGCGGCGCCGAGAACCAGGCTTTCTTGGTCGAGGCGGTCAACGGCATCGACACACTGAAGTCGATGGCCGTGGAACCTCAGGTGACCCGGCGCTGGAATGATCAGTTGGCCGCTTATGTATCTGCCAGTTTCAAGACCCAGAACCTTTCCAGTCTCGCCAATGAAAGCGTCGGCCTGATCGGCAAGCTTGTCACGGTAGCCACCTTGTGGCTGGGGGCCCGGCTGGTCATCGAAGGCGCACTCACGGTGGGCGAGCTGATCGCCTTCAACATGCTCGCAGGGCGCGTGTCGCAGCCCATCATCCGCCTGGCCCAACTCTGGACCAGCTTCCAGCAGACAGGGGTATCGATTCAACGCCTGGGCGACATTCTCAACACCCGTACCGAGGTCAACCAAGGCAAGGGCACGGTGCTGCCCACACTTGTCGGGCAGATCGAGCTCGATCGTGTGTGTTTTCGCTATCGGCCGGACGGGGGCGAAGTGGTGCGCGATGTCAGCCTGAAGATCGCCGCCGGAGAAGTGATAGGCGTTGTAGGTCGCTCGGGGTCAGGCAAGAGCACGCTGACACGCTTGATTCAGCGGCTGTACTCACCTGAGCGGGGGCGGGTATTGCCCGACGGTGCTGACCTGGCGGTAGCCGATGTGGCGTCACTGCGTCGGCAGATCGGCGTGGTGTTGCAGGACAACGTGCTTTTTCGGCGCACCGTGCGCGAGAACATTGCCCTCGGCAACCCAGCAGCACCGCTTGAAGAAGTAATCGCCGCAGCGACGCTGGCGGGTGCGCACGAGTTCATCCTCGAATTACCGGATGGCTACGAAACCCTGATTGGTGAGCACGGCGCCAGCCTGTCGGGTGGGCAGCGACAGCGCATAGCCATCGCCCGAGCGCTGTTCGGCAACCCACGCATCCTCATTTTCGACGAAGCCACCAGTGCGCTGGACTATGAGTCCGAACGGATCATCCAGCAGAACATGGCGCGGATTTGCGCGCAGCGCACGGTCATCATCATTGCCCATCGGCTTTCGGCAGTACGCCATGCCGACCGCATCGTGGTCATGGAGCGTGGGCAGATCATCGAGCAAGGGACTCATGATGAGCTGCTGGGTTATCCACAGGGCACCTATGCCTACCTGCATCAACTGCAGCTCGGGGCCGCCGTATGA
- the waaA gene encoding lipid IV(A) 3-deoxy-D-manno-octulosonic acid transferase — MNRTLYTLLFHLGLPLVALRLYLRARKAPAYGQRIGERFAFKLPAMRQGGIWVHAVSVGESIAAAPMVRALLKAYPELPITLTCMTPTGSERIRALFANEPRVQHCYLPYDLPWAAGRFLDHVQPKLGIIMETELWPNHIHQCARRGIPVALANARLSERSARGYGRFARLTRPMLAEMSLIAVQTETEAQRFRDLGARPERVQVTGSIKFDLTIDEQLLPRARALREQLGGGQRPVWIAASTHDGEDALILQAHRQLLQVHGDALLILVPRHPERFNAVHALCSEQFTTVRRSAGTLVDAQTRVLLGDTMGELLFLYALADIAFVGGSLVPTGGHNPLEPAALALPVLMGPHVFNFLEISAMLREAGALQQVDDADGLAGAVRRLVELPQDAQRMGEAGRAVMRANQGALQRLLEGLGALIR, encoded by the coding sequence ATGAACAGAACTCTCTATACCTTGCTGTTTCACCTGGGCCTGCCGCTGGTTGCGCTGCGCCTGTATCTGCGCGCGCGCAAGGCACCGGCCTACGGCCAGCGTATCGGCGAGCGCTTTGCTTTCAAGCTGCCGGCCATGCGCCAGGGTGGTATCTGGGTACACGCGGTATCGGTGGGCGAGAGCATTGCGGCCGCACCCATGGTGCGTGCCTTGCTAAAGGCTTACCCAGAGCTGCCGATCACACTGACCTGCATGACCCCTACTGGCTCTGAACGCATTCGCGCCCTGTTCGCCAACGAACCACGCGTGCAGCATTGCTACCTGCCCTATGACTTGCCTTGGGCGGCGGGGCGTTTTCTCGATCATGTGCAGCCTAAGCTGGGCATCATCATGGAAACCGAGCTTTGGCCCAACCACATTCACCAGTGTGCCAGGCGCGGCATTCCGGTGGCGCTGGCCAATGCGCGCTTGTCTGAGCGCTCGGCCCGTGGCTATGGGCGCTTTGCCAGGCTGACCCGGCCGATGCTGGCCGAGATGAGCCTGATCGCCGTGCAGACCGAAACCGAGGCCCAGCGCTTCCGTGACCTGGGTGCACGCCCTGAGCGCGTGCAAGTCACCGGCTCGATCAAGTTCGACCTGACCATCGACGAACAGCTGCTGCCACGCGCGAGGGCATTGCGTGAACAGTTGGGGGGCGGCCAGCGCCCTGTGTGGATTGCCGCCAGCACCCACGACGGTGAAGATGCCTTGATCCTGCAGGCGCATCGGCAGTTGTTGCAGGTGCATGGCGATGCCTTGCTGATCCTGGTGCCGCGCCATCCCGAGCGCTTCAATGCAGTGCATGCGCTGTGCAGCGAGCAGTTCACCACCGTGCGCCGCTCTGCCGGCACGCTGGTCGATGCGCAAACGCGGGTATTGCTGGGCGACACCATGGGCGAACTGCTGTTCCTGTATGCCCTGGCCGACATTGCCTTCGTCGGTGGCAGCCTGGTGCCGACCGGTGGGCACAATCCGTTGGAGCCTGCGGCGCTGGCCTTGCCGGTGCTCATGGGGCCGCATGTGTTCAACTTCCTCGAAATCAGCGCGATGCTGCGCGAGGCGGGGGCGTTGCAGCAGGTGGATGATGCTGACGGGCTGGCCGGCGCGGTGCGCCGCCTGGTGGAACTGCCGCAGGACGCCCAGCGCATGGGTGAGGCGGGCAGGGCGGTGATGCGGGCCAATCAGGGGGCTTTGCAGCGATTGCTCGAGGGTCTGGGGGCCTTGATCCGCTGA
- a CDS encoding LysR family transcriptional regulator, translating into MAEQWNLEQLRTFLRVAELRSFSAVAREQHKAQSAISSAIALLETDLGVTLFERSSGRQPKLTENGSALLEDARELLRQCERLDGRALALMRGQEALLRVAQDEAMPYQPVIDSLDELASRYPFLEVQLASGAQGDVARKLVERRADLGLFFLHESIPASLERRALGSVEMVTVCAVGHPLAGEGRVTRQQLARHRQLLITPQQSGYPGGEAISPQVWRADSFYAMAELLMRGLGWAWLPRHVVQYPTYQAHMVELDSDWRPPALVAELAWRRDEPLGPAAQWLAERFAVHLRAIG; encoded by the coding sequence ATGGCCGAGCAGTGGAACCTTGAACAATTGCGTACCTTTCTGCGCGTTGCAGAACTGCGCTCGTTCTCCGCGGTGGCACGTGAGCAGCACAAAGCCCAGTCGGCGATCAGCAGTGCCATCGCGCTGCTCGAAACCGACCTGGGGGTCACTCTGTTCGAGCGCAGCAGCGGCCGGCAACCGAAATTGACTGAAAACGGCAGCGCCTTGCTGGAGGACGCCCGCGAATTGTTACGCCAGTGCGAACGCCTGGATGGCCGCGCCCTGGCCCTGATGCGCGGGCAGGAGGCCTTGCTGCGGGTCGCGCAGGACGAAGCCATGCCGTATCAGCCGGTGATCGACAGCCTCGACGAACTGGCGAGCCGCTACCCGTTCCTGGAGGTGCAACTGGCCAGCGGAGCCCAGGGCGATGTGGCGCGCAAGCTGGTGGAGCGGCGCGCCGATCTGGGCCTGTTCTTCCTCCACGAAAGCATCCCGGCTTCCTTGGAGCGCCGTGCGTTGGGCAGCGTGGAGATGGTCACGGTGTGCGCGGTCGGCCACCCGCTGGCGGGCGAAGGCCGGGTCACCCGCCAACAATTGGCCCGCCACCGGCAGTTGCTGATCACGCCACAACAAAGCGGTTACCCCGGCGGCGAGGCGATCAGCCCGCAGGTATGGCGTGCCGACAGTTTCTACGCCATGGCCGAACTGCTGATGCGCGGCCTTGGCTGGGCCTGGTTACCCCGGCATGTGGTGCAGTACCCGACCTACCAGGCGCACATGGTCGAACTGGACAGCGACTGGCGGCCGCCGGCCTTGGTGGCAGAGCTGGCCTGGCGCCGCGATGAACCTCTGGGCCCGGCCGCGCAGTGGCTGGCCGAGCGCTTTGCAGTGCACCTTCGCGCGATCGGGTAG
- a CDS encoding DMT family transporter, with translation MNAYTYLAIAICAEVIATASMKAVKGLSTPLPLLLMVVGYGIAFWMLTLVVRSIPVGIAYAIWSGLGIVLISVAALVIYGQKLDMPAMLGMAMIVGGVVVIQLFSKTAGH, from the coding sequence ATGAATGCCTATACCTACCTCGCCATTGCCATCTGCGCCGAAGTCATCGCCACCGCCTCGATGAAGGCGGTGAAAGGCCTGAGCACGCCGTTGCCACTGCTGCTGATGGTGGTTGGCTATGGCATTGCGTTCTGGATGCTGACGCTGGTGGTCCGCAGCATTCCGGTGGGGATTGCCTACGCCATCTGGTCGGGGCTGGGGATTGTGCTGATCAGTGTGGCGGCGCTGGTGATCTATGGGCAGAAGCTGGATATGCCGGCGATGCTTGGCATGGCCATGATCGTGGGTGGCGTGGTGGTGATTCAGCTGTTCTCGAAGACCGCTGGGCATTGA
- a CDS encoding NAD(P)/FAD-dependent oxidoreductase — MPSAISTDVLIVGAGVAGLWLNARLRRLGYSTVLVERASLGGEQTIKSQGIIHGGTKYALHGALTGASEAIADMPRRWREALAGNGELDLSRTRLLSDAHYLWSPGTLAGNLTSFFASKAVRGRVDQVKGDQLPPALQDRAFKGKVYRLAELVVDVPSLLANLAELAGESLLAGERIEPLREGNALVGLRVDDREIRAQRIVLSAGAGTEGLLQALGLDQPAMQTRPLHMVMAKGPNLKPLYAHCLGGGPKPRVTVTTHPAADGQWVWYLGGDLAEADGVAREPAAQIAAAQKEIDNLLPWVDQSLVRWATLRVDRAEPAQSGLARPDNAFLADQQRLLVGWPTKLALAPDFSDRVISHLERDGIRPQAQADLTDLPRPPLGVPAWEQLLP; from the coding sequence ATGCCATCTGCCATTTCCACTGACGTGCTGATCGTCGGCGCCGGGGTCGCAGGCCTTTGGCTCAATGCCCGCCTGCGCCGCCTGGGCTACTCGACAGTGCTGGTGGAGCGCGCCAGCCTTGGCGGCGAGCAGACCATCAAGTCGCAGGGCATCATCCACGGCGGCACCAAATACGCCCTGCACGGCGCCCTGACCGGCGCCTCGGAAGCCATCGCCGACATGCCGCGCCGCTGGCGCGAGGCCTTGGCCGGCAACGGCGAACTCGACCTCAGTCGTACCCGCCTGCTCTCCGATGCCCACTACCTGTGGTCGCCGGGCACCTTGGCCGGCAACCTCACAAGCTTCTTCGCCAGCAAGGCCGTGCGCGGCCGGGTCGACCAGGTCAAGGGTGACCAGTTGCCACCGGCACTGCAGGACCGCGCGTTCAAGGGCAAGGTGTACCGCCTGGCGGAACTGGTGGTCGATGTCCCGAGCCTGCTGGCCAACCTGGCCGAGCTGGCCGGCGAGTCCTTGCTGGCAGGTGAACGCATCGAACCCTTGCGTGAAGGTAATGCGTTGGTCGGCCTGCGCGTGGACGACCGGGAAATCCGTGCCCAACGCATCGTATTGAGCGCCGGAGCCGGCACCGAAGGCTTGCTGCAGGCGCTGGGCCTGGATCAGCCGGCCATGCAAACCCGCCCGCTGCACATGGTCATGGCCAAGGGCCCGAACCTCAAACCTTTGTACGCCCACTGCCTCGGCGGCGGGCCCAAGCCGCGGGTAACGGTGACCACCCATCCGGCAGCCGATGGCCAGTGGGTCTGGTACCTCGGTGGGGACCTGGCCGAAGCCGATGGCGTGGCGCGCGAGCCTGCAGCGCAGATTGCCGCAGCGCAGAAGGAAATCGACAACCTGCTGCCATGGGTCGATCAGAGCCTGGTGCGCTGGGCCACACTGCGCGTCGACCGCGCTGAGCCTGCACAATCCGGCCTGGCACGCCCGGACAACGCCTTCCTTGCCGACCAGCAGCGCCTGCTGGTGGGCTGGCCGACCAAACTGGCACTGGCACCGGACTTCAGCGACCGGGTAATCAGCCACCTGGAGCGCGACGGCATTCGTCCACAAGCACAGGCCGACCTGACCGACCTGCCACGCCCTCCGCTGGGCGTACCGGCCTGGGAGCAACTGCTGCCATGA
- a CDS encoding aldo/keto reductase, which yields MSLPTLHAFHRPLGSTGLKVSPLGLGTVKLGRDQGVKYPTGFTIPGDEDARLLLAQARELGINLIDTAPAYGHSEERLGPLLRGQRDEWVIVSKVGEEFEEGLSHFDFSAAHTRRSVERSLRRLETDRIELVLVHSDGNDLAILEQQEVYQTLAELKQEGKILGFGLSGKTVAGGLKALEQGDCAMVTYNLNEQAERPVLDYAAEHGKAILVKKALASGHICLAPGVDPVQASFELLFAHPGVSSAIVGTINPLHLAHNVATVARILGQH from the coding sequence ATGAGCCTGCCAACCCTGCACGCATTCCATCGCCCGCTGGGCAGCACCGGCCTCAAGGTCTCGCCACTGGGCCTCGGCACGGTCAAGCTGGGTCGCGATCAGGGCGTGAAGTACCCCACGGGCTTCACTATCCCCGGCGATGAAGACGCCCGCCTGTTACTGGCTCAGGCCCGCGAGCTTGGCATCAACCTGATCGACACCGCCCCGGCCTACGGCCACAGCGAAGAACGCCTGGGCCCGCTGCTGCGCGGCCAACGTGATGAATGGGTAATCGTCAGCAAGGTCGGTGAAGAGTTCGAGGAAGGCCTGTCGCATTTCGACTTCAGCGCTGCCCACACCCGCCGCTCGGTGGAGCGCAGCCTGCGCCGGCTCGAAACCGACCGCATCGAACTGGTGCTGGTGCATTCCGACGGCAACGACCTGGCCATCCTCGAACAGCAGGAGGTCTACCAGACCCTGGCCGAACTCAAGCAGGAGGGCAAGATCCTCGGTTTCGGGCTGTCCGGCAAGACCGTCGCCGGCGGCCTGAAGGCACTGGAGCAAGGCGACTGCGCCATGGTCACCTACAACCTCAACGAACAGGCAGAACGCCCGGTGCTGGACTACGCTGCCGAACACGGCAAGGCCATCCTGGTAAAAAAGGCCTTGGCGAGCGGGCATATCTGCCTGGCCCCGGGCGTCGACCCGGTGCAGGCCAGCTTCGAGCTGCTGTTCGCCCACCCGGGCGTCAGCAGTGCTATTGTCGGCACCATCAACCCGTTGCACCTGGCCCACAACGTGGCCACCGTCGCCCGTATCCTGGGCCAGCATTGA
- the hldE gene encoding bifunctional D-glycero-beta-D-manno-heptose-7-phosphate kinase/D-glycero-beta-D-manno-heptose 1-phosphate adenylyltransferase HldE — protein sequence MKLSMPRFDQAPVLVVGDVMLDRYWHGGTSRISPEAPVPVVKVDQIEDRPGGAANVALNIAALGAPASLIGVTGQDEAADSLANSLQAAGVRSVFQRIAHQPTIVKLRVMSRHQQLLRIDFEEPFATDPLSLGAEVDSLLEGVKVLVLSDYGKGALKNHQNLIQAARAKGIPVLADPKGKDFSIYRGASLITPNLSEFETIVGRCVDEAELVAKGLQLLQDLDLGALLVTRGEHGMTLLRVGQPALHLPARAREVFDVTGAGDTVISTLAAAIAAGEDLPHAVALANLAAGIVVGKLGTAAISAPELRRAIQREEGSERGVLGLEQLLLAIDDARAHNEKIVFTNGCFDILHAGHVTYLEQARAQGDRLIVAVNDDASVSRLKGPGRPINSVDRRMAVLAGLGAVDWVISFPEGTPENLLSQVKPDVLVKGGDYGIDQVVGADIVKGYGGTVKVLGLVENSSTTAIVEKIRKN from the coding sequence ATGAAGTTGTCCATGCCGCGTTTCGATCAAGCCCCGGTACTGGTGGTCGGCGATGTCATGCTCGACCGCTACTGGCATGGCGGTACTTCGCGTATTTCGCCTGAAGCGCCAGTCCCGGTGGTCAAGGTCGATCAGATCGAGGATCGCCCCGGCGGCGCGGCCAACGTTGCCTTGAACATTGCTGCGCTGGGCGCGCCGGCTTCGCTGATCGGCGTCACCGGCCAGGATGAGGCTGCTGACAGCCTGGCCAACAGCCTGCAGGCTGCCGGTGTCCGTTCGGTGTTCCAGCGCATCGCGCACCAGCCGACTATCGTCAAGCTGCGGGTCATGAGCCGTCACCAGCAGCTGCTGCGTATCGATTTCGAAGAGCCGTTCGCCACCGACCCACTGTCGCTGGGCGCGGAGGTCGACAGCCTGCTCGAAGGCGTCAAGGTGCTGGTCCTGTCCGACTACGGCAAAGGCGCACTGAAAAATCACCAAAACCTGATCCAGGCGGCGCGGGCCAAGGGCATTCCGGTGCTGGCCGACCCCAAGGGCAAGGACTTTTCCATCTACCGTGGCGCTAGCCTGATTACCCCGAACCTCAGCGAGTTCGAGACCATCGTCGGCCGTTGCGTCGATGAGGCCGAACTGGTCGCCAAGGGCTTGCAGTTGCTGCAGGACCTGGACCTGGGCGCCTTGCTGGTCACCCGCGGTGAGCATGGCATGACCCTGTTGCGTGTTGGTCAGCCGGCGTTGCACCTGCCTGCGCGGGCACGCGAAGTGTTCGATGTGACCGGTGCCGGCGATACTGTCATTTCCACCCTTGCCGCGGCCATTGCCGCGGGTGAGGACCTGCCCCATGCGGTGGCCCTGGCTAACCTGGCAGCGGGCATTGTGGTCGGCAAGCTGGGTACGGCTGCCATCAGCGCCCCTGAGCTGCGCCGGGCCATCCAGCGTGAGGAAGGCTCCGAACGCGGCGTGCTGGGCCTTGAGCAACTGCTGCTGGCCATTGATGACGCGCGGGCGCACAACGAGAAGATCGTCTTTACCAATGGCTGCTTCGACATCCTGCATGCCGGGCATGTCACTTACCTGGAGCAGGCGCGGGCCCAGGGTGATCGCCTGATCGTTGCGGTAAACGACGATGCCTCGGTAAGCCGCCTGAAAGGGCCGGGCCGGCCGATCAACAGCGTTGACCGGCGTATGGCCGTGCTGGCCGGTCTGGGCGCGGTGGACTGGGTGATCAGTTTCCCGGAAGGCACCCCGGAAAACCTGCTGAGCCAGGTCAAGCCGGATGTGTTGGTGAAGGGGGGCGACTATGGCATCGACCAGGTGGTGGGTGCTGATATCGTCAAGGGCTATGGCGGCACCGTGAAGGTGCTGGGGCTGGTCGAGAACAGCTCGACCACGGCGATTGTCGAGAAAATTCGCAAGAACTGA